The window gccaaaggaaggaaggaaggaaggaaggaaggccgCCAGGATTCATCTGCTCCGCTATCCCTCAGACAACAGAAACCCTTCTCTAAGGAGATGTACTGACCACACAAGTTCTCACTCCCACTGTGTTACTTTTGAGAAAATAACAATGTGCTGTTGCACTGCTGGGGTGTTTTGATCAGGCAGACACGGATCTATGCTGGTCTGGGAACAGTGCACacgctcctccgggtccccaacaccgaGCTCCGTACCATGGGCGACCAGCCTTTTTGCtcgtctccctgaccacgtgagggcaacacagacactggactcttttaagaccgGCCTCAAAaactttttattcaggaaggcgtttttgactttgtgttttcatcagtgccagctattttttattttctattatagtttgtttttaactatctactgGCTCTGTAGCCCTCTGAGATTATTtctgaatgaaaagtgctttaaaaatataatgcattattattattattattattactctttATTTGTGCAAGGACACTGATGAAGTCGTGAGAGTTTACATGCACGTGTATTGTGTTTACTGACAGGAACAGTGCCAGATAGTGACCAAACCGTAGAATTACAGCTTGTGGGTCCACCCAAAAATATTTGTTGCCCATAGACTTAGATtgagaaataaacatcacttaaAAAGCCCTTATTTCAATCATGAGGACCTACAAGTTGTAAGATGCACTAATAGCTGAATCCAGAGTTATTAAGGATAAGGAGACTGGGGTTAAAGGAAACTCTAGCCAAGGAaatgctatttttttaattttgtttgaaAGCTAAGAATACATTGTTCTCTGCAGGTGTGCTGATATCTATTCTACCggttaaaatgttaatataaatTGTGGCCAGATCTTTGTGAACTTTGGTAAGTTTGCTCAGATCTAGTTGAATATCACTGTCGGGATGTTTTACTGCGTTGCAGTATAATTGTCACAAAAGACACCAAGTGTTCTCTGTATCCCAAGTGTACACGGCAGAGTTCataatatgtgtgtaatgtaCAAACACAATTGAGCGACTTCTGTGTTTGCACTTTAAACAATACCAAATAATCTCTCCCCTTGAGAAGCAATTAGATACCTACTCATCTGTTTTTGTGCTGTGATTTTGCATTTGCGTTTCCCTCGAGGGGGGGACTTTTTTGGCATATATTTGGGCTGAGGCTCATTGGGTGACTACACTGGAAGGAGAATTTCCCATGTCAGGAGGAAATCAATTATTCATTCAGTGGCATGGAGGGTTGAGCATCACCCTGACAGCTCCAGAGTAGCTCTGAGATTAAGGCAAGGacgtaggtttgcatatggtccatagggaCTAGTCACAACCAacgttttgggaaagacacaattgtccccaccaatatgtggttaatttgaaaaaataattgtgcacaatatatctgcaaactcattcgtattattatctatatatgttcgtcgcccagaagagtgaaaaataaatTTCCACGTTTTCCAAAGCGCCCTCGAGCCTGCGAGACAAGATGCCGTCATTTCATTTGGCTGAAGTGTCAGTCAGAAACACCGTGAATCGTAACctgcagaaagagagctggcCGGGGTCACGGTGAGCTACTAAATACGacaggaaataataaagcctcatattagtattttcgtttggtctcagcattgatattattgaccctgttgtgctttgtagttaggaaaatgccaccaaaaaagaaaagagatatccgaagtttGAGTGTCGTTGTTAGTTAGCTAATAGTCAGTTAGCTAATAGCAGGCTAACTCCCCACACAGTGCTAACCTGCATCCtgttgagatgcattcaggtgcagatgtagtgcaggttgaggaagcagcagctggaccgcCAGGGCTCAGGTGAAGTCTTACTCATGGCATTTTGTTAAGAATGACCATGTTCTCATGCATTAGCAATGAAACTGAAggacgtttggggaatctgacttcatgtcagcacttttggattgtgaattatgtgatgttgaataaaaaaaacaaggcttttccataaaacctgaacctattacctaaatattctaaattgctttcaaaataaatacatatactactcataaggtctacatttatttattaaggcattattttgaaatgcattcaggaaactcagaaatcaggttgaggaagcagcagctggaccatcaggcttcaggtgaggtcttacatcGATTCTGTGTTGAGTTGTATTATAGTGTctgacagtgtaaacattgtctacctgttttaagtgaattattattatgttaaaacatgcatgtgcagactaggatacgttctctttgctctttagggaacagttAGTTTTAGTGGCAGTGACtgtcatgaagtgagtgtagcagtgtcCTACTACTATCCGACGTGAGGAGTGAACTGCCTGATCTGAAATTCATCAGAGTCCAGCAACTTCAGTacggtttcaggcaaagtgATACAGTGGGACGCGTCAACCTGGTGTCTGGGCACGTGAAGACCCAGCTGATTGCTCTTGacaaagaggtgtgtgtgggtgtctcgGTAAAATGAAGCCCGGCGTGTACACGGCCTCGAATAATATTTCAATcaatgtcctcatgtgtctgtgCAGGTGTATGACATCGCGTTCAGCCGAGCAGGAGCCGGCAGAGATATGTTTGCCTCTGTGGGGGCCGATGGGTCGGTCCGCATGTTTGACTCTGGCACCTGGAGCTCAGTACCATCATCTATGAAGACCCCCAGCACCACCCGCTGCTCCGCCTTTGCTGGAACAAGCAAAGGCCCCAACTACTTGGCTACAATGGCCATGGAGGTCAGTCTGCTGTAGATTCTCTCAGCCTGTCAGTAGCCATGTTTCTCTCCAACGGTTCTGCGTTGAAATTGAAACACATTGGTTAACCAaagaagctttttcttttcttttttatgaattcAGAAAGGATTGTggttgggattttttttctgtctggcatgaaatatttgtttcttgaCACTTAACCAATGTTTGACATCGCTACTTTATTCGATAGGTGGTCATCCTGAATGTATGTGTGCCTTGCACCCCAGTGGCTCGGCTGAACAACGCGCTTGTGTCAACGGCATCGCTTGGGCCCCCCACTCGTCATGTCACATCTGCACTGGAGGTAAAGGCTCCTACGGAATGTGGGATATAATAAGGGGGAAAAACGGAGTCTAGAAAAGACGCACGTTAAACTCATCATTTACCTCTGCTTTTTTTGATTGACGACCAAAACGTTGCATTTCTTCGACCTTAAGGCCTAAATTGCAGCCGATCTGTAATCAGCTTGAGGATCCCATCCTGGCCTACACGTCTGAAGGGGAGATCAACAACATGCAGTGGGCGTCCACGCTGCCGGACTGGATCGCTATCTGCTACAACAACTGCTTGGAGATCCTGCGTGTCTAAAACCACCTACACTTGTGTGAAGAAGAGAAACTCCTTGTTTCAGATTTCGGACTTGGTTTTTTAGTCTTCGTCCCACTGCTTTCGCACACCAACCCACGATAACCTAGTTTACATTCTGTCCCATGTCTCTACTCCGTTGTCCTTCTATTAAACGTATGAAgctcttatttattttgctcACACGGTAGGGTTCAGAAGCTTTGAAAATCCGAGGCGGCTGTGTATGAAAATCCGATTTATTTTTATGCCTCTTGGTGTCATTTCAGCCAGTTGTGAGACTATCAGGAAGGGTTTAGATGTCGGGTGCCTCATCTTTTATATGTGGGAGCCTTCTTGTGGACTCATACCAAGTTATTGATGATTTCAAAGGTCAGTCTACGATGGTCCCTGTAAGAGTTTTTTCAAACGGTTGTTTGTCCAGTTTTATAAATTGTCAGATAACCTGAGAGGGATTCGTATTCTGTCCTCATATGATGCGTTTTAGTTTGGCTGTGAGGCCGCCACGTCCAGCATCACTCGGAACCTACCGGAGCAGTGTCGCCCCGCCCCTATGAACTCCCCACTTattctcttctttatttgttttgtgcttttgaaagctgcattttcttttgtgtttttagagttgTGAAAATGGTAGGAGCGTGAAACAACTTCCTGGCTGAGTCTgcctctcttgttgttgtttcccaGTAATTAAAGGGTCATGTCCTTGTAGCATGCCATTACAAGGCAacaatgtacatacatataaatatatcaactaGAGATGTTGGTAAGACAAGTTTTCATGTTGTAGCTTTTTCATGAAGTTTATTATTGAATTTGCTCTCATAAATTGTATTCCTCCATGTCCCAGGAACAATCATGATGTATTGCTCTCTGACGTTGCCAAGTTGGTTTACAGATGCCAgtgtttaattattaataataataagcattaTCAGTATTGCTGCACTGATACAGCGTAAGGccaaataatgtgtatatagAGGAGGCATCTGGATTTGAACCAGGTTTCACTTGATCTGCAGTCAaatgctctaccactgagctataCCCCTGATGTGGTCAGGTGCAACAGGTGATCCCTTTTAAACTCCGGTACTTTGGTGGTGTGAGAGTGCACGCATGCGTTCTTTATAGACAGGATGGCATATCATTTCTAATCTCTACAATCAAATGTTTTGCAAATGATAaacctttgttttatttcccacgtttgacaggttgtgtgtgtgtgtgtcatattggATGATTTTACATCTTCGGGTCTCATACTCATTTGAGGGGGAATCTATTTTTGGTTGACTTTGAACAACTCGCAGACATCCAAaatggtatatatataaatatacacatacatatatacacacacacacatatatatatatatacatttaaaaaacactagaaaaagcaattctggattttctaccaaaaccatttaaaaccctgtaaaattagtattatcaatagaaaggaaagactgagccgaacgcgctgatatatttgttatctttgtggAGTAACTGTAACCCAGGCAACTCtgaagctgtttctcctctgatctctgtGACGATACAAACACATTAGCAAATTTGACTCAATGCATTTTGGAACAGAGAAAAATTTAATCACATTTCATTCAATGCATTTTTCTGCACAGAAAAACTTTAGCAAATTTTACTCAATGCATTTTGGTACGGAGAAAAATCTGAGTATCCCGatggcaaacacacagaagaagacaaGCCAAGGACCGAAGTCAGTAAACATGAAGATCCAGCTGGGAAATAAGGAGGAATTACATTCTTTGGATGATTTCAAGAAATTTAATGGAGATATGCAGAAGGCGAATTGTAGCCTGAAATCCCAGCTGTGGGAGGCTAAAAAGGGACAGTCTCCAGCCCAAGTTAAACAGCTGAAGGAGGACTTGGAGCAGAAGACCTGCATCATCCATGAGCTGAACGTCCAGTTAGAGAAGACCAGggaaaaagaagcagagcacTGCCGGATGATGGCGGTGGTGAAAACCAACACCGAGCTCGAGCTGGAAACGCAGACACTCAccattgaaaaaaaaggaaatgggaGACGCCGTGAAAGATAACAAGAATCCACAGTCATCCACCAACCAGGAGGCTCTGGACCTCCTCCAGGGTAAAAATGAGAGGCTGAAGACCGACCTGTGGAAAGCCAACCAGAAACTGAAGAATGTGAATGAGATGATGGCCAACAAAGAGCTGGAGTTCTCCAACTGCCTGGTCCTCGAGagggctgaaacacagagactcgCCATTGAAAATAAGAAGATGGCCGAAGCCCTGAAAAATACCAAGAATCCAGTGTCATCCACCAACGAGCAAGCTCTGGAAAGCCACCAGGGTAAAAATGAGAGGCTGAAGACCGACCTGTGGAAGGCAAAGCAGAAACTGAAGGCTATGAATGAGGCGAATGTTGACCCCAAGGTTGAGTTCTCCAACAGCCTGGTCCTTGAGagggctgaaacacagagactcacTGTTGAAAATAAGAAGATGGCCGAAGCTCTGAAAAATACCAGGAATCCAGTGTCATCCACCAACCAGGAGGCTCTGGACCTCCTCCAGGGTAAAAATGAGAGGCTGAAAACCGACCTGTGGAAAGCCAAGCAGAAGGTGAAGACTCTGACTGAGACGTCGGTCGACATCGAGATCGAGTTGGAGAACTACCTGGTCCTCGAGAgaaatgaaacacagagactcacCATTGAAAATAAGAAGATGGCCGAAGCTCTGAAAAATACCAGGAATCCAGGGTCATCCACCAACCAGCAAGCTCTGGAGATTCTCCAGGGTAAAAATGAAAGACTGAAGACCGACCTGTGGAAGGCAAAGCAGAAAGTGAAGGCTATGAATGAGGCGAATGTCGACCTCAAGGTTGAGTTCTCCAACAGCCTGGT of the Cyclopterus lumpus isolate fCycLum1 chromosome 8, fCycLum1.pri, whole genome shotgun sequence genome contains:
- the LOC117734739 gene encoding LOW QUALITY PROTEIN: DDB1- and CUL4-associated factor 7-like (The sequence of the model RefSeq protein was modified relative to this genomic sequence to represent the inferred CDS: inserted 2 bases in 2 codons; deleted 1 base in 1 codon); this translates as MPSFHLAEVSVRNTVNRNLQKESWPGSRVQQLQYGFRQSDTVGRVNLVSGHVKTQLIALDKEVYDIAFSRAGAGRDMFASVGADGSVRMFDSXHLELSTIIYEDPQHHPLLRLCWNKQGPNYLATMAMEVVILNVCVPCTPVARLNNXACVNGIAWAPHSSCHICTGGKGSYGMWDIIRGKNGLEDPILAYTSEGEINNMQWASTLPDWIAICYNNCLEILRV